Proteins encoded by one window of Vicinamibacterales bacterium:
- a CDS encoding aminotransferase class III-fold pyridoxal phosphate-dependent enzyme encodes IIEPVQGEGGFHQAPIELMRELRRICDRHGIVLVADEVQTGYGRTGKMFAMEHYDVQPDLICLAKSLAGGFPLSGVVGKASIMDAADPGGLGGTYAGNPLSCAAALAVLDVFERENLVARSSAIGERLKARLDAIQRRNDLLPISAIRGPGAMIAFDVVKERGGEEPDAEMTKHVTKRAYENGLILLSCGTTASTIRILVPLTASDSVIDEGLDVLELALSV; translated from the coding sequence ATCATCGAGCCGGTGCAGGGCGAGGGCGGCTTTCATCAGGCGCCCATCGAGCTCATGCGCGAACTGCGCCGCATCTGCGACAGGCACGGCATCGTGCTGGTCGCTGATGAGGTGCAGACCGGATACGGACGCACCGGCAAGATGTTTGCCATGGAACATTACGACGTTCAGCCCGATCTGATCTGCCTGGCAAAGAGTCTCGCCGGCGGATTTCCTCTGTCCGGCGTCGTCGGCAAAGCATCCATCATGGATGCGGCCGATCCGGGCGGCCTCGGCGGCACCTATGCGGGCAACCCGTTATCATGTGCCGCAGCACTTGCCGTACTCGACGTATTCGAACGCGAAAACCTTGTCGCGCGATCCAGTGCCATCGGTGAGCGCCTCAAGGCGCGACTCGACGCAATCCAGCGGCGAAATGATCTGCTGCCGATTTCGGCCATACGCGGCCCGGGGGCGATGATTGCTTTTGACGTGGTGAAGGAACGCGGCGGCGAGGAGCCAGATGCGGAGATGACAAAGCATGTCACCAAACGCGCCTACGAAAATGGTCTCATCCTGTTGTCATGCGGAACGACCGCCAGCACGATCCGAATCCTGGTGCCGCTGACCGCTTCAGACTCTGTCATCGATGAGGGGCTCGATGTTTTGGAGCTTGCACTTTCGGTCTGA